The Methanobrevibacter sp. genome includes a region encoding these proteins:
- a CDS encoding M48 family metallopeptidase, whose protein sequence is MAKDDRNEINPFTGKKHFDMVDDDKFLEQSYNEYYGMINQSQLLDNTQNGQTVINVAVNLINAVNNYLSEIGRGDYVEEYYEWDVHLVADNTVNAFCMPGGKIVMFSGILSLANTEEKIAFILGHEMAHALLDHSRTRISAQNAQNTITSVAWIGSIAMDLVGLGGLGSLTRAATNVASIGSQFFLMNPWGRDQELEADRLGMMIIHWAGYDISQIPAFWQDMSRQNSNEHDFFSTHPSDSKRIAAMSQLIGEIENEENFYSKPVIGNGCQINRGSNNSHGGFCSNCGFPTGDNDKFCTSCGAKLETGLKCPKCSHLICDGSIFCINCGYKL, encoded by the coding sequence ATGGCAAAAGATGACAGAAATGAAATAAATCCGTTTACCGGAAAAAAGCATTTTGACATGGTTGACGATGACAAGTTTCTAGAACAGTCATATAATGAATATTATGGTATGATTAATCAGTCACAACTTTTAGATAACACTCAAAACGGCCAAACTGTTATAAATGTTGCAGTAAATCTGATTAATGCAGTTAATAATTATTTATCCGAAATAGGCAGGGGGGATTATGTTGAAGAGTATTATGAATGGGATGTTCATTTGGTGGCGGATAATACTGTAAATGCTTTTTGCATGCCTGGAGGTAAAATTGTAATGTTTTCAGGTATTCTCTCACTTGCCAATACTGAAGAAAAAATAGCTTTTATTTTAGGCCATGAAATGGCTCATGCACTTCTTGACCATTCTAGAACCAGAATCAGCGCTCAGAATGCACAAAACACTATAACTTCTGTTGCTTGGATTGGAAGTATTGCAATGGATCTTGTCGGTTTGGGAGGACTTGGCAGCCTCACAAGAGCGGCTACAAATGTTGCAAGTATAGGTTCTCAATTTTTCTTAATGAATCCCTGGGGAAGAGATCAGGAACTTGAAGCGGATAGGTTGGGTATGATGATTATTCATTGGGCAGGATATGACATATCTCAGATTCCGGCATTTTGGCAGGATATGTCAAGACAGAATTCCAATGAACACGATTTTTTCTCAACACATCCCTCAGATTCAAAAAGAATAGCTGCCATGAGTCAATTGATTGGTGAAATTGAAAATGAAGAAAATTTTTACTCAAAACCAGTAATAGGCAATGGCTGTCAAATTAATAGGGGTTCTAATAATTCACATGGTGGATTCTGCTCAAATTGCGGTTTTCCTACTGGGGATAATGATAAATTCTGCACTTCCTGTGGTGCTAAACTTGAAACAGGATTAAAATGCCCTAAATGCAGTCATCTTATTTGTGATGGTAGTATTTTCTGTATTAATTGCGGATATAAACTTTAA